One region of Spiroplasma endosymbiont of Asaphidion curtum genomic DNA includes:
- a CDS encoding PolC-type DNA polymerase III, whose translation MEKNLQQLWKIMKFSLKNDILQQAKLLKIEFKKKNDTLYFTLQISKILPIEIIRELEQCLLKLSFRSKITFLCVDANYVMEQIVDYWEYIKQTKTKQKEYINSNISCDNLVLENNDLFIKVHNESQGALTNRHLKYYQERMCRYGFQNLSLKIKIEQCDGSIEPAMIQIEEEERMKVQQREQQQVKVLPAKKRGFKGNLSSSDNLLSQVSCKISELEEDVRGVIIQGQIFRKDCKLTRTKRWIYSILISDFSDAIALRHFTSDDMKDKLLEELQEKDWVVVKGDVRFDNFSREQVLWVNKIQKIADPHLRTDDMAEKRIEFHLHTKMSAMDGVTSIGEYIKQANLWKHSAIAITDHLNVQSFPDAQMAQKKYPTVKVIYGVEMQMIDSSVKAITNATSDAINACKFVIFDIETTGLSSRYDEIIEFGAVVIEGRGLSDKRYDFLIKPKSNVSAFSESLTGISNEMLQDKPPIEIVAAEIKEVLQDAVLVAHNALFDIGFIQELWNQMGYEKLTNPIIDTLQLSRLLQQQLRSHRLGTVARKYNIKYNEEIAHRADYDAGILADVFAVILTDLEDNYQVKTLLDIEKINYEPIFTKLFGNHTTVIAKNEQGLKDLFSLVSLSHTKYFYSSPKITIAALQEMRANVFIGSGCVNGQVFEFARNRSQQELEAIMQFYDYIEVQPLGVYNHLVESGEITVEHLMRIVKNIVHTAKKLNKVVIASSDVHYLNPQDKIFRDVYINTKGLGGRMHPLFDRKGRVKNNPEQHLRTTAEMLNEFSFLEDEVLIKELVVTNPNYLNEQISWLRPIKDNLYTPVIDNGDVDSNLKKLCYDNAKKIYGEVLPIMVEERLSRELDAILKHGFGVVYWIAHLLVTRSLNDGYLVGSRGSVGSSLVATMAKITEVNPLVPHYVCLQCQYSEFVSDENIRSGYDLPPKNCPQCRHLLTGDGHDIPFETFLGFDGDKVPDIDLNFSGEYQMIAHNFTKEMFGVDNVFRAGTISTVAQKTAFGYARGYLEDVKGNHFVKKAYLEWLAQGCEGVKRTTGQHPGGIIVVPKNYNVNDFTPVNFPADDITSQWKTTHFDFHAIHDNLLKLDILGHVDPTALKMLHDLTGYDPQNILCNDAEVLSLFSSPEIMKITSSDINNEKTGAVGLPEFGTQFVRKMLEETNPTSFADLVQISGLSHGTDVWVNNAQTLITHQDLKLKDVIGCRDDIMTYLIHREIPSDIAFNIMETVRKGKGVTDEQQKIMISHNVPQWYIASCQKIKYMFPKAHATAYVLMALRIAWYKINYPHEYYATYFSTRCDVFDIKTIAKGRNAVLTKLTDILSRMDNGYNVVNKLTQKEKDLVPVLEVALEMYARKIEFISINLEYSLATNFVVQEFDGVKKIVPPLSALDGLGSTVANSIVEARTERAIASLEDLQKRTSITKTHLKEFEEMGILSGLDKFDQISLNFFE comes from the coding sequence ATGGAAAAGAATTTACAACAATTGTGAAAAATAATGAAGTTTTCTTTGAAAAATGACATTTTACAACAAGCAAAATTATTAAAAATAGAATTTAAGAAAAAGAATGATACGCTGTATTTTACATTACAAATCAGCAAAATTTTACCAATTGAAATTATTAGAGAACTTGAACAATGTTTACTAAAACTTAGTTTTCGTAGTAAAATAACTTTTTTATGTGTTGATGCTAATTATGTAATGGAACAAATTGTTGATTATTGAGAATATATTAAGCAAACTAAGACAAAACAAAAAGAGTATATTAATAGTAATATTTCTTGTGATAATTTAGTGTTGGAAAATAATGATTTATTTATTAAAGTTCACAATGAATCGCAAGGGGCATTGACTAATCGGCATTTGAAATATTATCAGGAGCGAATGTGTCGGTATGGTTTTCAAAATTTGTCATTAAAAATAAAAATTGAACAATGTGATGGTTCTATTGAGCCAGCAATGATACAAATTGAAGAAGAAGAACGAATGAAAGTCCAACAAAGAGAACAACAACAAGTAAAGGTTTTGCCTGCAAAAAAACGGGGGTTTAAAGGCAATTTATCTAGTAGTGATAATTTATTGTCGCAAGTATCCTGTAAAATTTCAGAATTGGAAGAAGATGTTCGGGGGGTTATTATTCAAGGACAAATTTTTCGTAAAGATTGTAAATTAACAAGAACTAAACGATGAATTTATTCAATATTAATTAGTGATTTTAGTGATGCGATTGCTTTACGACATTTTACAAGTGATGATATGAAAGACAAGCTTTTGGAAGAACTACAAGAAAAGGATTGAGTTGTTGTTAAAGGCGATGTGCGGTTTGATAATTTTTCTCGTGAACAAGTTTTGTGAGTAAATAAAATTCAAAAGATTGCTGATCCGCACTTACGAACTGATGATATGGCAGAAAAGCGGATTGAATTTCATTTGCATACAAAAATGAGTGCGATGGATGGTGTTACAAGTATTGGTGAATATATTAAACAAGCAAATCTTTGAAAACATTCAGCAATTGCAATTACTGATCATTTAAATGTTCAATCATTTCCTGATGCACAAATGGCCCAAAAGAAATATCCTACTGTTAAGGTTATTTATGGTGTGGAAATGCAAATGATTGATAGTAGTGTTAAAGCGATTACTAATGCTACTAGTGATGCGATTAATGCTTGTAAGTTTGTTATTTTTGATATTGAAACAACAGGATTGTCTAGTCGTTATGATGAAATTATTGAATTTGGAGCGGTAGTTATTGAGGGTCGGGGGTTAAGTGATAAAAGATATGATTTTTTAATTAAACCAAAAAGTAATGTTAGTGCTTTTAGTGAGTCATTAACTGGGATTAGTAACGAAATGTTACAAGATAAACCACCAATTGAAATTGTGGCTGCTGAGATTAAAGAAGTTTTACAAGATGCTGTTCTTGTGGCTCATAATGCATTATTTGATATTGGTTTTATTCAAGAACTGTGAAATCAAATGGGTTATGAAAAACTTACTAATCCGATTATTGATACTTTGCAATTATCACGGTTATTACAACAACAGTTACGCTCTCATCGTTTAGGAACGGTTGCTAGAAAATATAATATTAAGTATAATGAAGAAATTGCTCATCGTGCTGATTATGATGCTGGAATATTAGCTGATGTGTTTGCCGTGATATTAACGGATTTAGAAGATAATTATCAAGTAAAAACATTATTAGATATTGAAAAGATTAATTATGAACCAATTTTTACGAAATTATTTGGTAATCATACGACAGTAATTGCTAAAAATGAGCAAGGATTGAAAGATTTATTTTCGTTAGTTTCGTTATCGCATACTAAGTACTTTTATAGTAGTCCTAAAATTACGATTGCGGCATTGCAAGAGATGCGTGCTAATGTTTTTATTGGTTCTGGTTGTGTTAATGGTCAGGTTTTTGAGTTTGCTCGTAATCGGAGTCAACAAGAATTGGAAGCAATAATGCAATTTTATGATTATATTGAAGTGCAACCGTTAGGTGTTTATAATCATTTAGTTGAAAGTGGTGAGATAACAGTTGAGCATTTAATGCGGATTGTAAAAAATATTGTTCATACTGCAAAGAAACTTAATAAAGTGGTTATTGCTTCCTCCGATGTTCATTATTTAAATCCACAAGATAAGATTTTTCGTGATGTATATATTAATACTAAGGGTTTAGGAGGAAGAATGCATCCTTTATTTGACCGTAAAGGTCGTGTTAAAAATAATCCTGAGCAACATTTAAGAACAACTGCTGAGATGTTAAATGAGTTTAGTTTTTTAGAAGATGAAGTTTTAATTAAGGAATTGGTTGTTACTAATCCTAATTATTTAAATGAGCAAATTTCGTGGTTGCGACCGATTAAAGATAATTTGTATACCCCAGTAATTGATAATGGTGATGTTGATAGCAATTTGAAAAAATTATGTTATGATAACGCGAAAAAAATTTATGGTGAAGTATTGCCAATAATGGTAGAAGAAAGGTTATCTCGGGAATTAGATGCTATTTTAAAGCATGGTTTTGGGGTTGTTTATTGAATTGCTCATTTGTTAGTTACAAGGTCATTAAATGATGGTTATTTGGTTGGTTCTCGTGGTTCTGTGGGGTCGTCTTTAGTTGCAACAATGGCGAAGATTACCGAAGTAAATCCATTAGTGCCACATTATGTGTGTTTGCAATGTCAATATAGTGAATTTGTTAGTGATGAAAATATTCGTAGTGGTTATGACCTGCCACCAAAAAATTGTCCGCAATGTCGTCATCTTTTAACTGGCGATGGTCATGATATTCCGTTTGAAACTTTTTTAGGTTTTGACGGTGATAAAGTACCGGATATTGATTTGAATTTTTCTGGTGAGTATCAAATGATTGCTCATAATTTTACTAAAGAGATGTTTGGTGTGGATAATGTGTTTCGTGCGGGAACGATTTCTACCGTGGCACAAAAAACAGCATTTGGATATGCTCGTGGTTATTTGGAAGATGTGAAAGGTAATCATTTTGTTAAAAAAGCATATTTAGAATGATTAGCACAAGGTTGTGAGGGTGTTAAACGAACAACCGGACAACATCCGGGGGGAATTATTGTTGTTCCTAAGAACTATAATGTTAATGATTTTACGCCAGTAAATTTCCCGGCCGATGATATTACTTCGCAGTGAAAAACAACGCATTTTGATTTTCATGCTATTCATGATAACTTGTTAAAGTTAGATATTTTGGGACATGTTGATCCGACAGCTTTAAAAATGTTACATGACCTTACTGGATATGATCCGCAAAATATTTTGTGTAATGATGCCGAAGTGCTTTCATTATTTAGTTCCCCAGAAATTATGAAGATTACTAGTAGTGATATTAATAATGAAAAAACTGGAGCGGTGGGTTTACCTGAGTTTGGCACTCAATTTGTTCGTAAAATGTTAGAAGAAACAAATCCGACTAGTTTTGCTGATTTAGTGCAAATTTCTGGATTATCGCATGGTACTGATGTGTGAGTAAATAATGCCCAAACATTAATTACCCATCAAGATTTAAAATTAAAAGATGTTATTGGTTGTCGTGATGATATTATGACTTATTTAATTCATCGTGAAATTCCATCAGATATTGCTTTTAACATTATGGAAACCGTTCGTAAAGGAAAAGGGGTTACTGATGAGCAACAAAAAATTATGATTAGTCATAATGTTCCCCAATGATATATTGCATCGTGTCAAAAAATTAAGTATATGTTTCCTAAGGCACACGCGACAGCTTATGTTTTAATGGCTTTGCGGATTGCTTGATATAAAATTAATTATCCGCACGAATATTATGCAACTTATTTTTCAACGCGATGTGATGTTTTTGATATTAAAACGATTGCTAAGGGAAGGAATGCTGTTTTAACAAAATTAACGGATATCTTATCGCGAATGGATAATGGTTATAATGTTGTTAATAAATTAACTCAAAAGGAGAAGGATTTAGTACCAGTGTTGGAAGTAGCGTTAGAAATGTATGCTCGCAAAATTGAATTTATTAGTATTAATTTAGAATATTCTTTAGCAACAAATTTTGTTGTTCAAGAGTTTGATGGTGTTAAAAAGATTGTTCCTCCATTATCAGCATTAGATGGTTTGGGTAGTACTGTTGCTAATTCAATTGTTGAAGCTAGAACTGAAAGAGCGATTGCTTCTTTGGAAGATTTGCAAAAAAGAACTAGTATTACTAAAACTCATTTAAAGGAATTTGAGGAGATGGGTATTCTATCAGGTTTAGATAAATTTGATCAAATATCTTTGAACTTTTTTGAATAA
- the pyrH gene encoding UMP kinase, translating to MKFKYKRCLLKISGEALGGVSIYDPQRMKNIVKQIITLLQEGIEIAVVVGGGNIWRGVNAKIAGLDKVNADYMGMLATVMNALALEAEFKNQNFDKVIIQSSIEMNKICEPYYFKKCLSRLAKGYVVILAAGTGYPYFTTDTAAALRAAEIKADVLLMAKNGVDGVYSADPKIDNTATHYKFLTYEDITQKQLRVMDLTAITMSMEANLKIIVFDINEPDNIVKALQENTKITIISSNNS from the coding sequence ATGAAATTTAAATATAAGCGATGTTTATTAAAAATTAGTGGTGAAGCTTTAGGGGGTGTTAGCATTTATGATCCACAACGAATGAAAAATATTGTTAAACAAATTATTACTTTATTACAAGAAGGAATTGAAATTGCTGTTGTTGTTGGTGGTGGTAACATTTGAAGAGGAGTTAATGCTAAAATCGCTGGTTTAGATAAGGTTAATGCTGATTATATGGGGATGTTAGCTACGGTAATGAATGCTTTAGCTTTAGAAGCTGAATTTAAAAATCAAAACTTTGATAAAGTAATTATTCAGTCATCAATTGAAATGAATAAAATTTGTGAACCTTATTATTTTAAAAAATGTCTGTCACGATTAGCTAAGGGTTATGTTGTTATTTTAGCAGCAGGAACGGGATATCCTTATTTTACAACTGATACCGCAGCAGCATTACGAGCAGCGGAAATTAAAGCTGATGTCTTATTAATGGCTAAAAATGGTGTTGATGGTGTTTATAGTGCTGATCCAAAAATTGATAATACTGCTACTCATTATAAGTTTTTAACTTATGAGGATATAACACAAAAACAATTACGAGTAATGGATTTAACAGCGATTACAATGAGTATGGAAGCTAATTTAAAGATTATTGTGTTTGATATTAATGAACCAGATAATATTGTTAAAGCCTTACAAGAAAATACTAAAATTACTATTATTAGTAGTAACAATAGTTAA
- the frr gene encoding ribosome recycling factor yields the protein MLIEELQLEIEQTKEEMKKVLENLRYELSKIRTGRANPLILASVLVDYYGSLTPVNQVAAITVVEGRQLVIKPYDRSIIKQVIAAITKANLQVSLQDQGDYIRMNVPQLTEEKRKEFVRQVKKITEEMRVRIRNLRRDINEIIKKSKLPLDDVKSYQEDIQKLTDEYIAKADVIALEKEKELMTI from the coding sequence ATGTTAATTGAGGAATTACAATTAGAGATTGAACAGACAAAAGAAGAAATGAAAAAGGTTTTAGAAAATTTACGATATGAATTAAGTAAGATTCGTACAGGAAGAGCTAATCCTTTAATTCTTGCTTCTGTTTTGGTAGATTATTATGGTAGTTTAACTCCAGTTAATCAAGTTGCTGCAATTACGGTTGTTGAAGGACGACAACTTGTTATTAAACCTTATGATCGAAGTATTATTAAGCAAGTTATTGCTGCTATTACTAAAGCTAATTTGCAAGTTTCATTGCAAGACCAAGGTGATTATATTAGAATGAATGTCCCTCAATTAACTGAAGAAAAACGCAAAGAATTTGTTCGGCAAGTAAAAAAGATTACTGAAGAAATGCGAGTTCGGATTCGTAATTTAAGACGAGATATTAATGAAATTATTAAAAAATCTAAATTGCCTTTAGATGATGTTAAATCTTATCAAGAAGATATTCAAAAATTAACTGATGAGTATATTGCTAAGGCTGATGTTATTGCTTTAGAAAAAGAAAAAGAATTAATGACGATTTAA
- a CDS encoding type I restriction-modification system subunit M N-terminal domain-containing protein, which produces MSKEELFSKLWKACNDLRGKIVPSEYKYIILTIMFLKYASDTYNLKWQEIIKNKDKNFIDNLEFLGNQLLVVPHGYMWTDIVKHKNTGDIHTFIRLGT; this is translated from the coding sequence ATGTCGAAAGAAGAATTGTTTAGTAAGTTATGAAAAGCTTGTAATGATTTAAGAGGAAAAATAGTTCCATCAGAATATAAATATATTATTTTAACAATAATGTTTTTAAAATATGCTTCTGATACTTATAATTTAAAATGACAAGAAATTATCAAAAATAAAGATAAAAATTTTATTGATAACTTAGAATTTTTAGGTAACCAACTGTTAGTAGTACCTCATGGTTATATGTGAACAGATATTGTTAAACATAAAAATACTGGAGATATTCATACTTTCATTAGACTTGGTACATAA
- a CDS encoding transposase family protein produces MKTQVIIEKESKIIIATNFSLGKKHDFCLFKESKIPILKNTKLIVDNGYQGIQKIHSNVLIPKKKTKKNPLNKEQKHNNKLISKMRIIIENIFAILPNCKVKCN; encoded by the coding sequence ATTAAAACACAAGTAATTATTGAAAAAGAAAGCAAAATAATTATTGCAACAAATTTTTCTCTCGGTAAAAAGCATGATTTTTGTTTATTTAAAGAATCAAAAATCCCAATTTTAAAAAATACTAAATTAATAGTTGATAATGGTTATCAAGGAATACAAAAAATTCATAGTAATGTTCTAATACCTAAGAAAAAAACAAAGAAAAACCCTTTAAATAAAGAACAAAAACATAATAATAAATTAATTTCAAAAATGAGAATTATTATTGAAAATATTTTTGCTATTCTGCCAAATTGTAAAGTTAAGTGCAACTAA
- a CDS encoding transposase family protein, protein MFNNKIISVDFCYGSIHDYKLFLKSNTLINPKLELIADSGYQGLQNVHKNTLLPIKKSKNNPLNPDKKEYNSFLSKVRIAIEHVFARLKRFKILVYRYRNKIRRFGLRFNLISGIYNFELS, encoded by the coding sequence TTATTTAACAATAAAATTATTTCAGTAGATTTTTGTTATGGTAGTATTCATGATTATAAGTTATTTTTAAAATCAAATACACTTATAAATCCAAAATTAGAATTAATTGCTGATTCAGGATATCAAGGTTTGCAAAATGTTCATAAAAATACATTATTGCCAATTAAAAAGAGTAAAAATAATCCTTTAAATCCAGATAAAAAGGAATATAATAGCTTTTTAAGTAAAGTTAGAATTGCCATTGAACATGTTTTTGCTAGATTAAAAAGATTTAAAATACTAGTTTATCGTTATCGCAATAAGATTAGAAGATTTGGATTACGATTTAACTTAATTTCAGGAATATATAATTTTGAATTAAGCTAG
- a CDS encoding phosphatidate cytidylyltransferase — MKKRIITSVFLISFAILYLFVGGIYQEWKGFNVWYMPYAFLVVNSILLGITIFEVMNLRKGENFNWIIKIIIFVFAIILLWFPIAENIKYEPYWNKYDGPSRIEWWQSWMVLLIYMIFLLVILLMVKIFKKFSANDALFIFCMTLYLVFAFKTMNYIMLQPGFGWPAVSVVLLITISNDTFAYIGGTLVGKNALAPKISPSKTLEGAIIGILVTLVLVLGYIALLTEFTKYQPFANFFTTKTDDYKYVIYFLLILFLSLISHMGDLLFSFIKRNHNIKHFSNVLPGHGGFLDRIDSLSLVLIFTGFFMLIQSFSAI, encoded by the coding sequence ATGAAAAAGCGAATTATTACTAGTGTCTTTTTAATTTCATTTGCAATTTTATATTTATTTGTTGGGGGGATATATCAAGAGTGAAAAGGTTTTAATGTTTGATATATGCCATATGCATTTTTAGTAGTTAATAGTATTTTATTAGGGATTACAATTTTTGAGGTGATGAATTTAAGGAAAGGAGAAAATTTTAATTGAATTATTAAAATTATTATTTTTGTTTTTGCAATTATATTATTATGGTTTCCAATAGCAGAGAATATTAAGTATGAACCGTATTGAAATAAGTATGATGGTCCAAGTCGTATTGAATGATGACAATCATGAATGGTATTGTTAATTTATATGATATTTTTATTAGTTATTTTACTAATGGTGAAAATTTTTAAGAAGTTCAGTGCTAATGATGCATTATTTATATTTTGTATGACACTTTATTTAGTATTTGCTTTTAAAACAATGAATTATATTATGCTCCAACCAGGGTTTGGTTGACCAGCAGTTAGTGTGGTTTTATTAATTACTATTAGTAATGATACATTTGCTTATATTGGAGGAACATTAGTTGGCAAAAATGCTCTCGCTCCAAAAATTAGCCCTAGTAAAACATTAGAAGGGGCGATTATTGGTATTTTAGTAACCTTGGTGCTTGTTTTAGGATATATTGCTTTATTGACAGAGTTTACGAAGTATCAACCATTTGCTAACTTTTTTACAACGAAAACAGATGATTATAAATATGTAATTTATTTCTTGTTAATTTTATTTTTATCATTAATAAGTCATATGGGTGATTTACTTTTTTCATTTATTAAACGGAATCATAATATAAAACATTTTTCTAATGTTTTACCAGGTCACGGAGGATTTTTGGATCGGATTGATAGTTTGTCGTTGGTATTAATATTTACTGGATTTTTTATGTTAATCCAGAGTTTTTCAGCAATTTAA
- a CDS encoding IS5 family transposase (programmed frameshift), translating to MKFDKFNFINDKELLRLTGIKQSTFNKMLNILKEAELKKFKRGGKNNKLSLENRLLMTLSYWREYRTYFHLGKSFDISEASCYRNIKWIEDILIKHPDFQQLAGKKALINDYFNDKTIIIDATETPIQRPKKGQKQSYSGKKKKHTIKTQVIIEKESKIIIATNFSLGKKHDFCLFKESKIPILKNTKLIVDNGYQGIQKIHSNVLIPKKKTKKNPLNKEQKHNNKLISKMRIIIENIFAILKKFKIITEKYRNRRKRFSLRFNLIASIYNLQL from the exons ATGAAATTTGATAAATTTAATTTTATTAATGATAAAGAATTATTACGATTAACTGGAATAAAGCAAAGTACTTTTAATAAAATGTTAAATATTTTAAAAGAAGCTGAGTTAAAAAAGTTTAAAAGAGGTGGTAAAAATAATAAATTATCATTAGAAAATAGATTATTGATGACTTTATCATATTGACGAGAATATCGTACTTATTTTCATCTTGGTAAAAGTTTTGATATTAGTGAAGCTAGTTGTTATCGAAATATCAAGTGAATTGAAGATATTTTAATCAAACATCCTGATTTTCAACAACTTGCTGGTAAAAAAGCATTAATAAATGATTATTTTAATGATAAAACAATTATTATTGATGCTACAGAAACACCCATTCAACGCCCAAAAAAAG GACAAAAACAATCTTATTCAGGAAAAAAGAAAAAACACACTATTAAAACACAAGTAATTATTGAAAAAGAAAGCAAAATAATTATTGCAACAAATTTTTCTCTCGGTAAAAAGCATGATTTTTGTTTATTTAAAGAATCAAAAATCCCAATTTTAAAAAATACTAAATTAATAGTTGATAATGGTTATCAAGGAATACAAAAAATTCATAGTAATGTTCTAATACCTAAGAAAAAAACAAAGAAAAACCCTTTAAATAAAGAACAAAAACATAATAATAAATTAATTTCAAAAATGAGAATTATTATTGAAAATATTTTTGCTATTCTTAAAAAATTTAAAATTATTACTGAAAAATATCGTAATCGTAGAAAACGATTTAGTTTAAGATTTAATTTAATTGCTTCAATTTATAATTTGCAATTATAG
- a CDS encoding transposase family protein, translating into MKFDKFNFINDKELLRLTGIKQSTFNKMLNILKEAELKKFKRGGKNNKLSLENRLLMTLSYWREYRTYFHLGKSFDISEASCYRNIKWIEDILIKHPDFQQLAGKKALINDYFNDKTIIRLLALLIY; encoded by the coding sequence ATGAAATTTGATAAATTTAATTTTATTAATGATAAAGAATTATTACGATTAACTGGAATAAAGCAAAGTACTTTTAATAAAATGTTAAATATTTTAAAAGAAGCTGAGTTAAAAAAGTTTAAAAGAGGTGGTAAAAATAATAAATTATCATTAGAAAATAGATTATTGATGACTTTATCATATTGACGAGAATATCGTACTTATTTTCATCTTGGTAAAAGTTTTGATATTAGTGAAGCTAGTTGTTATCGAAATATCAAGTGAATTGAAGATATTTTAATCAAACATCCTGATTTTCAACAACTTGCTGGTAAAAAAGCATTAATAAATGATTATTTTAATGATAAAACAATTATTAGACTTCTTGCATTACTTATTTATTAA
- a CDS encoding IS30 family transposase produces the protein MGYKHLGIYERIYIENQLKFKVKISEIAKNLNRSISTIIREVNRNKDSNHYFSLIAQNKAENRKQSHVYFHKFKNRELVKYVQQKLLLGWSPEQIYGRIKNFHKEWIISFKTIYNWIYSGLLEKVTNKNLRRKGKKRKSQENRGKFNGKSIKKRNINVNNRITVGHWEGDTVVSSRGKSKSCLITLVERTSRFTLAMLVENRTTKVVNENISHYLSILPNNLVKTITFDRGKEFSNWQQLEKNLNVKIYFANAYSPWQRGTNENTNGLIREKFPKKFNFSNTTKNAVHKFILSLNQRPRKILNYLSPIEYLVRKII, from the coding sequence ATGGGTTACAAACATCTTGGCATATATGAAAGAATTTATATTGAGAATCAATTGAAGTTTAAAGTAAAAATTAGTGAAATAGCTAAAAATCTTAATCGAAGTATTAGTACTATTATTCGAGAAGTCAATAGAAATAAAGATAGTAATCATTATTTTTCATTAATTGCACAAAATAAAGCAGAAAACAGAAAACAATCACATGTTTATTTTCATAAGTTTAAAAATAGAGAATTAGTAAAATATGTACAACAAAAATTACTATTAGGTTGATCGCCTGAACAAATTTATGGCAGAATTAAAAATTTTCATAAAGAATGAATTATTAGTTTTAAAACAATTTACAATTGAATTTATTCTGGATTACTTGAAAAAGTTACTAATAAAAATTTAAGAAGAAAAGGTAAGAAACGAAAATCTCAAGAAAATCGCGGTAAATTTAATGGTAAATCAATTAAAAAACGAAATATTAATGTTAATAATCGTATAACTGTTGGTCATTGAGAAGGTGATACTGTAGTATCATCACGAGGTAAAAGTAAATCATGTTTAATAACTTTAGTTGAAAGAACATCAAGATTTACTTTAGCAATGTTAGTTGAAAATAGAACTACTAAAGTTGTTAACGAAAACATTAGCCATTATTTATCAATTCTTCCAAATAATCTTGTTAAGACTATAACATTTGATAGGGGTAAAGAATTTTCTAATTGACAACAACTTGAAAAAAATTTAAATGTGAAAATTTATTTTGCTAATGCGTATTCGCCTTGACAAAGAGGTACTAATGAAAATACTAATGGTTTAATTAGAGAAAAATTTCCTAAAAAATTTAATTTTTCAAATACTACTAAAAATGCAGTTCATAAATTTATATTGTCTTTAAACCAAAGACCAAGAAAAATACTAAATTATCTTTCACCAATCGAATATTTGGTTAGAAAAATAATTTAG
- a CDS encoding transposase family protein translates to MKFDKFNFINDKELLRLTGIKQSTFNKMLNILKEAELKKFKRGGKNNKLSLENRLLMTLSYWREYRTYFHLGKSFDISEASCYRNIK, encoded by the coding sequence ATGAAATTTGATAAATTTAATTTTATTAATGATAAAGAATTATTACGATTAACTGGAATAAAGCAAAGTACTTTTAATAAAATGTTAAATATTTTAAAAGAAGCTGAGTTAAAAAAGTTTAAAAGAGGTGGTAAAAATAATAAATTATCATTAGAAAATAGATTATTGATGACTTTATCATATTGACGAGAATATCGTACTTATTTTCATCTTGGTAAAAGTTTTGATATTAGTGAAGCTAGTTGTTATCGAAATATCAAGTAA